One region of Malania oleifera isolate guangnan ecotype guangnan chromosome 6, ASM2987363v1, whole genome shotgun sequence genomic DNA includes:
- the LOC131157786 gene encoding protein FAR1-RELATED SEQUENCE 8-like, with protein MTADGPFTQAGEALSPPSNLQISMEEGSQNSEQLLENEGNDLDNDCEQVLDFEGNNHEDDRDCDIAIDDGQNGLSQGKDYPPPVVGMEFESYDDAYNYYNCYARYLGFAIRVKSSWTKRNSKEKRGAVLCCNCEGFKMVKEANSRRKETRTGCLAMIRLRLVESNRWRVDEVKLEHNHLFDPQRAQNSKSHKKMDAGAKRKMEPALDVEVRTIKLYRTPVADSMACGSSNSNESEITHHAEHLKRLKLKRGDSQVMYNYFCRMQLTNPNFFYLMDLNDEGHLRNVFWIDSRSRAAYRYFGDVVVFDSTGLSSKYEIPLLAFVGVNHHRRPVLLGCGLLADETVETYIWLFRAWLTCMSGRPPQTIITDQGKALQNAIAEVFPRAHHRLCLSLVIQSILENLGELQESEAFQRVLNRTVYDSIKVDEFEIAWEDMIQRFGIRGHEWLQTLYEDRERWAPVYLKDTSFAGMFAFLQDESLGPFFGGYVHKQTSLKDFFNIYESVLSERYHNETIDDFESRDLGPLLRTRCYYELQLSKMYTKGIFNRFQDEVEMMSSCLSITQIHSNGPVVTYVIKEREADGNLFRNFEVMYDNVGVEVRCICSCFNFKGYLCRHALCILNYNGVEEIPIQYILSRWRKDFKRLYIPDLGCNNVDITNPVQWFDHLHRRALQVVEEGMISQDHYMVAWQAFKESLNKVRLAADKPL; from the coding sequence ATGGAGGAAGGTTCTCAGAACAGTGAGCAACTGCTTGAGAATGAAGGCAACGATCTTGATAATGACTGTGAACAAGTGCTTGATTTTGAAGGCAATAACCATGAGGATGATAGAGATTGTGATATAGCTATAGATGATGGCCAAAATGGTTTATCTCAAGGAAAGGACTACCCCCCACCAGTTGTCGGGATGGAGTTTGAATCATATGATGATGCTTATAACTAttataattgctatgcaagataTCTGGGATTTGCTATTAGAGTGAAATCTTCATGGACAAAACGTAACAGCAAAGAGAAACGTGGAGCAGTACTCTGCTGCAATTGTGAGGGTTTCAAAATGGTCAAAGAAGCTAATAGTCGAAGGAAGGAGACGCGAACTGGTTGTTTGGCAATGATAAGGTTGAGGTTAGTGGAATCCAACAGGTGGAGGGTGGATGAAGTTAAGCTTGAACACAACCATTTGTTTGATCCTCAAAGAGCCCAAAACTCCAAGTCACACAAGAAGATGGATGCAGGGGccaaaagaaagatggaacctgCTCTTGATGTTGAAGTACGAACAATTAAGTTGTATCGAACACCTGTTGCAGATTCAATGGCTTGTGGAAGCTCAAATTCAAATGAAAGTGAAATCACTCACCACGCTGAGCACTTGAAGCGTTTGAAGCTTAAAAGAGGAGATTCGCAAGTCATGTATAATTATTTTTGTCGGATGCAGCTGACAAATCCTAACTTTTTTTACTTGATGGATCTTAATGATGAAGGGCATCTGAGAAATGTCTTTTGGATTGATTCTCGGTCTAGGGCTGCATACCGCTACTTCGGTGATGTGGTTGTATTTGACTCGACAGGCTTGTCAAGCAAATATGAGATTCCACTATTGGCATTTGTTGGGGTTAATCACCATAGACGACCTGTTTTATTGGGTTGTGGTTTGCTGGCTGATGAAACAGTAGAGACTTATATTTGGTTATTCAGGGCATGGCTTACATGTATGTCCGGTCGACCTCCTCAGACTATCATTACAGACCAGGGTAAGGCTTTGCAGAATGCAATTGCAGAGGTGTTTCCAAGGGCTCACCACCGCCTCTGTTTGTCTCTTGTCATTCAAAGCATTCTTGAGAATTTAGGAGAATTGCAGGAATCTGAAGCATTTCAAAGAGTCTTGAATAGAACAGTCTATGACTCTATAAAAGTGGATGAATTTGAAATAGCTTGGGAAGATATGATCCAGCGCTTTGGAATTAGGGGTCATGAGTGGCTTCAAACTTTATATGAAGATCGAGAACGATGGGCTCCTGTTTATTTGAAAGACACATCTTTTGCTGGAATGTTTGCTTTTCTACAGGATGAGTCCTTAGGCCCATTTTTTGGCGGTTATGTGCATAAACAGACTTCCTTGAaagatttttttaatatttatgaaTCAGTTCTATCAGAAAGATATCACAATGAAACGATTGATGATTTTGAGTCCAGAGATTTGGGTCCCTTGTTAAGAACAAGATGCTATTATGAGCTGCAGCTGTCTAAAATGTATACAAAAGGAATATTTAATAGGTTTCAGGATGAGGTCGAGATGATGTCTTCTTGTTTAAGCATAACTCAAATTCATTCCAACGGACCAGTTGTTACATATGTGATTAAAGAACGAGAGGCTGACGGAAATCTTTTTAGGAACTTTGAGGTAATGTATGATAATGTAGGAGTGGAAGTTCGCTGCATTTGCAGTTGCTTTAACTTCAAAGGCTATCTATGCCGGCATGCATTATGTATTCTTAACTACAATGGTGTGGAGGAAATCCCAATTCAGTATATTTTGTCGCGATGGAGGAAGGATTTTAAACGCCTATACATACCAGATCTTGGCTGCAACAATGTTGATATTACAAATCCTGTTCAATGGTTTGATCACTTACATAGACGAGCCTTACAAGTTGTCGAGGAAGGGATGATATCTCAAGATCATTACATGGTTGCTTGGCAAGCATTTAAGGAGTCTTTGAACAAAGTTCGTCTTGCGGCAGACAAGCCTTTATAA
- the LOC131157787 gene encoding vestitone reductase-like isoform X1 encodes MEGGGDKGAVCVTGCTGFVASWLIMRLLQHGYSVRATVRSPPPGGKKDISFLTSLPGATEKLQIFNADMSQPDSFDAAIEGCVGVFHVAHTTDFESKEPEDKATERAINGTLGILNACLNSNTVKRVVYTSSAAAVVFKRDSNGVNEEEEVLDESAWSDVEFLRGWNSKAAAYMISKTLTERAALEFAEKHGLDLVTVIPSLIVGPFLCPRIPGSVYTSLSMILGNQDHYTYLISASMVHIDDVAAAHIFLFEHPHAKGRYNCSSHDITIHGLSEFLSTRYPEFKIPTADYLKDIDGYRAKGLSSKKLMDSGFNFEYGLNEMYDGAIQCCKEKGFL; translated from the exons ATGGAAGGCGGAGGGGATAAGGGCGCAGTTTGTGTGACAGGCTGCACTGGATTCGTAGCATCATGGCTGATCATGAGGCTCCTTCAGCATGGCTACTCTGTTCGAGCTACTGTTCGGTCTCCCCCACCAG GAGGCAAGAAAGACATCAGCTTCCTCACAAGCCTGCCAGGCGCAACAGAAAAgcttcaaatcttcaatgcagACATGAGCCAACCAGACAGCTTCGACGCGGCCATCGAAGGCTGCGTGGGCGTTTTCCATGTCGCTCACACCACGGATTTCGAGAGCAAAGAACCCGAAGATAAAGCCACAGAAAGAGCCATCAATGGGACTCTGGGCATCCTAAATGCGTGCCTGAATTCAAACACAGTAAAAAGAGTTGTGTACACTTCCAGCGCAGCAGCTGTGGTGTTCAAACGTGACAGCAACGGTGTTAATGAGGAGGAGGAGGTGTTGGATGAGAGTGCATGGAGTGATGTAGAGTTTCTCAGAGGCTGGAATTCTAAAGCGGCTGCTTACATGATTTCCAAGACCTTGACTGAGAGAGCAGCTCTTGAGTTCGCAGAGAAGCATGGGTTAGATTTGGTGACTGTGATTCCTTCTTTGATTGTTGGCCCTTTCCTCTGTCCTCGCATTCCTGGCTCTGTCTACACTTCTCTGTCTATGATTTTGG gAAACCAGGATCATTATACATATCTCATTAGTGCAAGTATGGTGCACATAGATGATGTGGCCGCTGCACATATCTTCCTCTTTGAACATCCTCATGCCAAAGGGAGGTACAATTGTTCTTCCCATGACATAACAATTCATGGATTGTCTGAATTTCTTTCTACCAGATACCCAGAATTCAAAATCCCAACTGCAGA TTATTTAAAAGATATTGATGGTTACAGAGCAAAAGGGCTCTCATCCAAGAAGCTAATGGATTCTGGGTTCAACTTTGAGTATGGCCTCAATGAGATGTATGATGGAGCCATCCAATGCTGCAAGGAAAAGGGGTTTCTGTAG
- the LOC131157787 gene encoding vestitone reductase-like isoform X2: MEGGGDKGAVCVTGCTGFVASWLIMRLLQHGYSVRATVRSPPPGKKDISFLTSLPGATEKLQIFNADMSQPDSFDAAIEGCVGVFHVAHTTDFESKEPEDKATERAINGTLGILNACLNSNTVKRVVYTSSAAAVVFKRDSNGVNEEEEVLDESAWSDVEFLRGWNSKAAAYMISKTLTERAALEFAEKHGLDLVTVIPSLIVGPFLCPRIPGSVYTSLSMILGNQDHYTYLISASMVHIDDVAAAHIFLFEHPHAKGRYNCSSHDITIHGLSEFLSTRYPEFKIPTADYLKDIDGYRAKGLSSKKLMDSGFNFEYGLNEMYDGAIQCCKEKGFL, encoded by the exons ATGGAAGGCGGAGGGGATAAGGGCGCAGTTTGTGTGACAGGCTGCACTGGATTCGTAGCATCATGGCTGATCATGAGGCTCCTTCAGCATGGCTACTCTGTTCGAGCTACTGTTCGGTCTCCCCCACCAG GCAAGAAAGACATCAGCTTCCTCACAAGCCTGCCAGGCGCAACAGAAAAgcttcaaatcttcaatgcagACATGAGCCAACCAGACAGCTTCGACGCGGCCATCGAAGGCTGCGTGGGCGTTTTCCATGTCGCTCACACCACGGATTTCGAGAGCAAAGAACCCGAAGATAAAGCCACAGAAAGAGCCATCAATGGGACTCTGGGCATCCTAAATGCGTGCCTGAATTCAAACACAGTAAAAAGAGTTGTGTACACTTCCAGCGCAGCAGCTGTGGTGTTCAAACGTGACAGCAACGGTGTTAATGAGGAGGAGGAGGTGTTGGATGAGAGTGCATGGAGTGATGTAGAGTTTCTCAGAGGCTGGAATTCTAAAGCGGCTGCTTACATGATTTCCAAGACCTTGACTGAGAGAGCAGCTCTTGAGTTCGCAGAGAAGCATGGGTTAGATTTGGTGACTGTGATTCCTTCTTTGATTGTTGGCCCTTTCCTCTGTCCTCGCATTCCTGGCTCTGTCTACACTTCTCTGTCTATGATTTTGG gAAACCAGGATCATTATACATATCTCATTAGTGCAAGTATGGTGCACATAGATGATGTGGCCGCTGCACATATCTTCCTCTTTGAACATCCTCATGCCAAAGGGAGGTACAATTGTTCTTCCCATGACATAACAATTCATGGATTGTCTGAATTTCTTTCTACCAGATACCCAGAATTCAAAATCCCAACTGCAGA TTATTTAAAAGATATTGATGGTTACAGAGCAAAAGGGCTCTCATCCAAGAAGCTAATGGATTCTGGGTTCAACTTTGAGTATGGCCTCAATGAGATGTATGATGGAGCCATCCAATGCTGCAAGGAAAAGGGGTTTCTGTAG